In Nicotiana tabacum cultivar K326 chromosome 19, ASM71507v2, whole genome shotgun sequence, one DNA window encodes the following:
- the LOC107767370 gene encoding uncharacterized protein LOC107767370, with protein sequence MTRISLLRYSSNGIIPSISFSAISRSSSAIAIRFYSSYHSNTFSFENVKCSDDALTLFHRMVRTQPLPSVSCFAKLLKTMVNMKHCSTVLSLVREMLKLNIPINNFILNIAINSYCLMHRSDCGFSMLAIYLKSGTPFDVVTFNTLLRGLFAENKIKDAVNLFKKLVRENICEPNVFMFSTVMNGLSKRGHTQKAFGLLRVMEQGSTKPNAYIYNIVIDALCKDRMLDAAFSLFEEMKQISIPPDIVTYNSLIDGLCKFGQWDKVRTLFFEMVNLNIYPNVRTLAIVTDGLCKEGKVGDAEEVMRHMIGKGVEPNVVTYNVIIDGYCLRGQMDKARRLFDSMIDKSIKPDIVSYSTLINGYCKNNKLDEAMDLFHEISRNGLRPDIFTYSIILKGLFDVGRTDFAQKFFVEMQSTGLKPNLCTNLILLCGYFQNGLVEKAMSLFHKLEIQREDTDIEFYNAVIHGLCKNGQLDKAHAIFEKLSLIGLFPDVITYNTIINGFCLEGLLDEAKNMLRKMEETGCSPNNGTYNVILRGFLKFSKICEITTFLKEMNERGFSCDAATAKLLIHLIAENPSLLNMIPQFHSGSKE encoded by the coding sequence ATGACGAGAATCTCTCTGCTTCGTTACTCTTCCAATGGTATTATTCCCTCTATCTCATTTTCTGCTATTTCACGTTCTTCTTCGGCAATTGCAATCAGATTTTATTCTTCATATCATAGCAATACATTCAGTTTTGAGAACGTCAAGTGTTCAGATGATGCTCTGACTCTCTTCCATCGAATGGTAAGAACGCAGCCTCTTCCTTCTGTTTCTTGCTTCGCGAAATTATTAAAGACTATGGTAAATATGAAGCATTGCTCTACTGTTCTTTCTCTTGTTCGAGAAATGCTGAAATTGAACATCCCAATTAATAATTTCATCTTGAATATAGCGATCAACAGTTATTGCCTAATGCATCGTTCTGACTGCGGATTTTCTATGTTAGCCATTTACTTGAAGAGTGGTACTCCATTTGATGTTGTCACTTTTAACACCTTATTAAGGGGACTCTTTGCTGAAAATAAGATCAAAGACGCAGTTAACTTGTTCAAAAAGTTGGTGAGAGAGAATATTTGTGAGCCTAACGTATTCATGTTTTCGACTGTCATGAATGGGCTTAGCAAAAGGGGCCATACTCAAAAAGCTTTTGGTTTGCTACGAGTAATGGAACAAGGAAGCACTAAGCCCAATGCATACATCTATAACATTGTTATAGATGCCCTATGCAAAGATAGAATGTTGGATGCTGCATTTAGCCTTTTTGAAGAGATGAAACAAATAAGCATTCCTCCGGACATTGTCACATATAATTCATTGATTGATGGTCTCTGTAAGTTTGGTCAGTGGGACAAGGTAAGGACTTTGTTCTTTGAAATGGTAAATCTTAATATTTATCCAAATGTGCGCACCTTGGCTATAGTAACCGATGGACTATGCAAAGAAGGCAAAGTTGGAGATGCTGAGGAGGTAATGAGACACATGATTGGAAAAGGTGTAGAGCCTAATGTGGTCACCTACAATGTGATAATTGATGGATATTGCTTGCGCGGTCAAATGGATAAAGCAAGGAGACTTTTCGATTCCATGATAGATAAGAGCATTAAGCCTGACATTGTTAGCTATAGCACATTAATAAATGGATATTGTAAGAACAATAAATTGGATGAGGCCATGGATTTGTTTCATGAAATTTCTCGAAATGGATTGAGACCTGACATTTTCACCTACAGTATTATTTTGAAAGGCCTATTTGATGTTGGAAGAACTGACTTTGCGCAAAAATTCTTTGTTGAGATGCAATCTACAGGGCTCAAACCTAATTTATGCACTAATCTCATTTTGCTCTGTGGTTATTTTCAGAATGGACTTGTCGAGAAAGCTATGTCACTATTTCATAAGTTGGAAATACAGAGAGAAGATACTGATATTGAATTTTACAATGCTGTAATTCACGGATTGTGCAAAAATGGTCAGCTCGACAAAGCTCATGCTATTTTTGAGAAGCTTTCTTTAATTGGATTGTTTCCCGATGTGATAACATACAATACAATTATAAATGGATTTTGTCTAGAAGGATTGTTAGATGAAGCTAAAAATATGCTAAGAAAAATGGAGGAGACTGGTTGTTCGCCAAACAATGGCACCTACAATGTTATTCTGCGAGGATTTCTCAAGTTTAGCAAAATTTGTGAAATTACAACTTTTTTGAAGGAAATGAATGAAAGGGGCTTCTCATGTGATGCAGCTACAGCAAAGTTACTGATACACCTTATAGCAGAGAATCCTTCTTTGCTAAACATGATACCACAGTTTCACTCGGGAAGTAAGGAGTGA